The stretch of DNA GATTCGTCAGCTTATTTATCTGAAGATTGAATCAAAGTAATTTTGCTTTATACCTTAAAATTGCCACTTCATCAATCGTTTAGATTGGATCTTTATCGTTTTTTATTTAGAAACTTTTTAATGTGTTTTTTTTGTGGGTAAATAACAGAATTTTATTACCAAATGGCGTTCAGTATAGGTAACAATAAAATTGCATATGGACAACCCCAATATGCAGTTAAAAAAGAAATAGCAACAACTCATCAAAACTACCAAACTACTTATCTAGCAATCTGCACCATCAAAGATAGAAGTTAACATAATCATTTTGTCTTTAATAACATGTTCTTATAGGAATGTGATGCCATAGAACTAAGGGTACTTTTGGTTTGTTATAATATTAAACATACGAATCTAAAGTCCATTATTACTTAAACTCCATGTACAGTCAAATACAGAGGGACAGTGACTACTACTTCAGTTGTGATAGTGTCGTCTTACTGTTCCTTTGTTTCCATTGCACATCGCTAGGCAATTGGCTTTGAGGGGGATGTGCGAAAGCAAGAAGATGCAAAAAGAGTTGTAGAGTTAACTGTCAATCATTTTGGGAAgcttgacattcttgtcaatgCTGCAGCTGGCAATTTCCTTGTATCTCCTGAGGATTTGTCTCCAAATGGCTTCAGGACAGGTTTGTTTCATAAAGATTTTGAACAGATTATTAAGCTTCTTATGTATCAATGCACAAGTGAACCTTCTAAGACCTTAACATCCTGCTGAAATGTGCAATAAAACAAACCCCATTCAAGTAGGAAGGAAAAGAAAGACGGACAAGATTAGATGACGAGTATTCAATAGATTCATAGCAACATTCGTGAGACCTTAAAATTCATTCGTAGTTTCTAGCCCTTGGTATATTAGGAGCTTTTCTGTTCCAGTAGCTGACTTGGCTTAAAAATCGTTAGAATCACCTCTATTAATTCTGGCCAGCTTCTTCAACATGGCTACTATTCTTGAAGTCGATTCAATGTTCAAAAAGGTGAGAGGTTAAACACAGAAACTAATAACTATGTCTGGACATGAGTgtgaaaaattcctctccaaaccTTCTGTACTGTCAGCTTCTCTTAATCTATTTTCCCAAAACAAGCGTGGAAGAGAGGAAAGTTTTCCTCTGTTTCTCCATTTATCTCGTGGGCTTATGGCCGCTTCTTGAGGAAGAAGCGTGAGGTATAAAATGGAGGTTGAGTGAGGGGAGTGCTTGTATAAGAAAAAGGATAGGATTTACCTGCCTCTCTGATTTGAAGTGAGGAGAATGCTTTAACAATATTACGTATTGATTCTTTTGGTATGCTCATGATGGCTGTTGCAGTACTAGATATTGATTCTGTTGGTACATTCACCATGTGCCATGAAGCACTTGACTATATCAAGAAAGGAGGACCTGGGAGGAATTCGACTTCAGGTGGAATAATACTGAACATTAGTGCTACTTTGCATTACACTGCATCTTGGTATCAAATCCATGTAGCTGCTGCCAAGGTTTGAAATTTTAGCTTCAGGCATAGTTTGTGTTCATTTTTATTTCGTTATGTTTAATTGCCATTCACATCATCTCTCTGTACAGGCTGCTGTTGATGCAGTCACTAGAAATTTGGCTCTAGAGTGGGGCACGGACTATGATATTAGGGTCAATGGTATTGCACCAGGGCCCATAGGTGATACTGCTGGCATGCGTAAACTTGGACCGGAAGAGATAAGCAATAAGAGCAAAGAATACATGCCCCTGTACAAACTTGGGGAGAAATATGATATTGCCATGGCTGCTCTctaccttgcatcagatgctggTTGGTACCTGATGCTTCTTAGACTTGCAGTAAAGTATTACTCCTATTTGTTAATTCAATGGGTCATAATGATATTTATGATTCTAAATGAAATTTAGAGATATTAAATATAAATTGGGATAGATGCATATTGTCATTAGTGACATAATTCATATTAGGTGACTGACAGTTTCCACCTCTACGTCCCTACTCTTGCCTCACCACCATGTGTATGTCCAAGTTCACTATTGATATGACCAGTTAGTGTCAATTCTTTCTATCCACTTGTGGTGTGTCTCTCCCTGTCACTTATACTGGGTTGAATTTGTAATAAGGGACTCACTTTTCCACTCTTTTGCTCTGCACTGGATGTTCAGACTGACTTGACTCTCACTACCACATCTAGATTGTCCTTTTCTTCAGGAAATATATGCTACCAATCAGGGTGGACCTAGTGTATATGTGTTGGGTCCAGGATAAGTCCATAACTTTTGACTCCAATCTTTAATATTTTAGGGGTAATCAATATTTGAACCAATTACTTTAAGCTCCGACCTTGAAATATGTGTGTTATAATCCATATTCAAACCAAACTGATTGTAGCTCCGACCTTGGATATGTATGTGGAATATCATATTCTAACCAATTGTTTTAGAACAGACCTTGAATTTGTGAAAATTCATTAATATTGGTATATATCAATAGAACCAAACTCCACTGGTTCAATAGAGCAATGGGTGCAGTAATTTATGTCGAAAACTGATAACACATCCTGAATCATAACCTGCTTCCTATGAAAAAGAGGGAGAGAAACCAACACCAACCATTGTTTACCCTGTACTTAAAACAGGTTTGTCCTTTTTGGTTACAGGTTGAGTTTCTTTTGAACTTTCCACGGTGCTCTCTCTGCCAAACTTGTTCAATGATCTCCTGTGTGTTTACTGTGAGATAAGAGTGTGCTACACTTGAAAGTGCATACCTTGTTCATAAACCTGCAATTATTGCTCTTTCTCCTCCTTAATTGTATTGGTTTTAAACATAGGGCAATTGGAAAAAACTCATTCTTTTACTGGAAAACATAATTTTCCCCCGAAAAGTATGCAAATTTCCACAAGGCATCAATGTGTAACATCCAGTCTACTTGCAGTTTAGGCTAAATCAAGACTTCAATTAGAAACCCACAATTTGCTTCTGGCTTGTGATAATCTCCATTTTTTTTTCTTGCATATGCTTCCTGCTTATAGGCAAATATATCAACGGAACCACCCTTATTGTCGATGGAGGACTCTGGCTGAGCAGGCCCAGACATCTACCTAAAGATGCAGTGAAGGAGCTCTCTCGAACAGTTGAGAAAAAATCAAGAAATGCACCAGTAGGAGTTCCTCCCAGCAAGCTGTAAGTTCATCAGCAAGACATTGTGGTTAAACAGCACTTGGGGAGGTATTACAGTTTTTAGCGCATCAAAGAGCTCGTTGAAATGCTCTACTAGTATTATTTATGGCTAATGTCCATTGACATACAATTAAATATATAACACAATTGGAAGCGAGTTTATCAGCAGGTTTAGTACAGTATTATCTTTTTACTAGTGATATAACCCGCTCTTCGCTCGGTTGTAAACGACATATggctaataattatttttaatactaTTATGACTAAaaaatcaatcttttactctttgatcAATATTATCTTCTCTAAGCTCCAACTGCAATTCCATCGGTTATTCTACTTATATATTCAAGGTTGATAATACCAAATGGGAAAAGAAAATACAGCTCAACAAAGTCAACATCGAATGAATGAGAGATAATGCCTTCTCAAGATACTGTATAAGCCAAAATATATGCTCTCTATTACCAATTAAGTTCTCATTTtaaaactacaaaaaaaaatatgaaataaaaaaagaaaagtaaaatgaaGAACAAATAAATCTGAACCTCTTGGCCATCCCGCGTTAATAATGATACGTTAACAATCAAACAAAAGATCAAAGCCCCCGAAATCAGGGAATAACTGTACACCCTCTAGTGCATATTCCGTTCTCTATATttctattttattaattttattttttcattcaCATAATCACATCACATACCGTAAGAGAGAATTCCATACTCTAAGAGAGAGTTCCTCTCATAGAATCCTTTGAATGGTAACTTTTCACCTAGATGAAGGACACATAGACATACAATCTAAATTTTCTGTttcagaaaataattttttatcaaTTGCATGTTCAATTTCGACGAAAGATACAATGCTATATGGACCGCTTGATTTATTCAAAAAAATATGTCTGAATAGTCTTGTAGTATACATAGCGCACAATATTCAAAAGATTTCTCTTACCTCTAATTATTAGTCACAAAATAGAAAATATATGTCCTTTCAATTATATAATCCCACTACACTACAAAGAGGAATTATTCTCTTACACACTTACGATTTGAATAACAAATATAACATTAATAATGGATTGTGAAGGCAACTTTTTCCACTCCAAAAGGGATGTTTAGCCACTCATAACGAGAGGTTATGAACGACTCAATCAACATCTTCCTTGCAGATTAGACCAGGACAAATCAATAGCAGGTGTCAAATGGTAATGACTGAACATCTCTTTTTCCACATTTCATCGTGTGAGGATACTATCTCACATCTAAAAAGACAACTAAGTAGAAGCGTTAGCACACTCCTCACAGAACATCTCACACAATAGAGAAAAAATCAATAGTCCCAATGCCTAGAAGAACACTAAAGACTTCATCACGATGAAATAGTGAATTCTATCAGAATTTCTAAGCAAATCATGCCAAAATTGATTGTCAAATTCAACTGTAAGCAACATGAAAGCTCTCTAATAAACTTATTTTGAGTTTAAGACTCAGTAAAACATgttcacataattaattataaagATGCAAATTCAATATCTGGATAGAATATTAGAGAAAAACTAACCCCATCAATTTATAGCAATCAATTAATAATAAATGTTATAGTCCAAATAGCTTACCGTTGGAAATCAATTGACTTATATTTTATCCTCCCTATAGACCCAGACTAAATCATCCTATACTCTATGAAAACATCTTAAGTTGAGGGCATTAGAAGTTAAGAAAAAAAGGCAACTCAATGCATTGCCCATAAAAGAAAAGAGAAGCAAAGTCCCAATAGCCTTTGACTCACTAACTACTCCAGTATTCCAGGTACGTAAATAGGTAAATGAAGATTAGAAGCGTCCAATCATTCCTTAACGACCCGCCTAGTCGTTTtggagcatttgcattccgttcagctatttgaaatcttgattagtttcgtatgatgtattatgacttgtatgaatcgtcggttttggttttcaggtgttttggaattagtttggaagaatgaatttcatgattgaaacttcaagttggaagaattgacgaagtttgactttttagtatttaacctcggatcggagttttgatgatt from Nicotiana tomentosiformis chromosome 11, ASM39032v3, whole genome shotgun sequence encodes:
- the LOC104087848 gene encoding peroxisomal 2,4-dienoyl-CoA reductase [(3E)-enoyl-CoA-producing]-like, whose protein sequence is MESPFKSDILKGKVALLTGGGSGIGLEISTQFGKHGASVAIMGRRKTILYSAVSYLQSLGIPAIGFEGDVRKQEDAKRVVELTVNHFGKLDILVNAAAGNFLVSPEDLSPNGFRTVLDIDSVGTFTMCHEALDYIKKGGPGRNSTSGGIILNISATLHYTASWYQIHVAAAKAAVDAVTRNLALEWGTDYDIRVNGIAPGPIGDTAGMRKLGPEEISNKSKEYMPLYKLGEKYDIAMAALYLASDAGKYINGTTLIVDGGLWLSRPRHLPKDAVKELSRTVEKKSRNAPVGVPPSKL